A region of the Amycolatopsis sp. cg13 genome:
CCGCGGCTGGCTGCGGTGGCGCTGCTCGGGTCGCTGGTGCCGACGACGCTGTCCGCGCACCGGTTCTGGCAGCTGAGCGATCCGGGCGAGAAGCAGGCGCAGCAGATCCAGTTCTTCAAGAACGCGTCGCTGGCCGGCGGCCTGCTGCTGGCCGCGAGCGACACGGCGGGCAAGCCGTCGCTGGGCTGGCGGGCCCGGCGCGCGGCGAAGAAGGCGGGCAAGCGCGCCGACAAACTGGCCAAGCGCGCGGAGAAGTCGCTCACCGACTGACTTGGCTCAACGTCCGTGAAGGGCTCCTTGAGGGAATCAGATTCCCTCAAGGAGCCCTTCACGGACCTTGGCTTACTTCTCCAGGATCGCGGTGACGCCCTGGCCGCCAGCCGCGCAAATGGAGATCAGGCCGCGCCCGGAACCCTTCTCGTTCAGCAGTTTCGCGAGCGTCGCGACGATCCGGCCGCCGGTCGCGGCGAACGGGTGCCCGGCCGCCAGCGAGGAGCCGTTCACGTTCAGCTTGGTGCGGTCGATCGAGCCGAGCGGCGCGTCGAGGCCGAGCTTCTCCTTGGCGAACGCCGGGTCCTCCCACGCCTTGAGCGTGGCGAGCACCTGCGACGCGAACGCCTCGTGGATCTCGTAGAAGTCGAAGTCCTGCAACGTCAATCCGGCGCGCTCGAGCATCCGCGGCACCGCGTACGCGGGGGCCATCAGCAGACCCTCGTCGCCGTGCACGTAGTCGACGGCGGCGGTCTGGCTGAACGTCAGGTACGCCAGCACCGGCAGCTTGTGCGCCTTCGCCCACTGTTCGGTCGCGAGCAGGACGGTCGACGCGCCGTCGGTCAGCGGCGTCGAGTTGCCCGCCGTCATGGTTCCGTCCGGGCCGCCGTAGACCGGCTTGAGCTTGGCGAGCTTTTCGACCGAGGAGTCCGGGCGGAGGTTCTGGTCGCGGGCGAGCTTGAGGTACGGCGTGACCAGGTCGTCGAAGAATCCGCGGTCGTAGGCGGCGGCGAGGTTGCGGTGGCTGGTCGCGGCGAGCTCGTCCTGCGCCTCGCGGGTGACGTCCCAGACCTGCGCGGTGAGCGCGGCGTGCTCCCCCATCGACAATCCGGTGCGCGGTTCGGCGTTGCGCGGGATCTCCGGGACGATGTGGCCCGGCCGGAGCTTCGCGACCAGCTTGAGCCGGTCGGCGAGCGTCTTCGCCGCGTTGAGCTGCACGAGGATCTGGCGCAGGTTGGCGTTCACCGCCAGCGGGGCGTCACTCGTGGTGTCCACGCCGCCCGCGATCGCCGAATCGATTTCCCCGAGCGCGATCTTGTGGGCGACGTTGATGACTGCCTGCAATCCGGTGCCGCACGCCATCTGGACGTCCGACGCCGGCGTCGCGGGCGAGAGCTTGCTGCCCAGCACGCTCTCGCGGGCGAGGTTGAAGTCCTTGGAGTGCTTGAGCACCGCACCGGCGGCGACCTCGCCGATCACCTCGCCCTGCAGCGAAAACCGGCTGACGAGACCGTCCAGCGCGGCGGTGAACATGTCCTGGTTCGAGGCCCGGGAGTACGGGCCGTTCGACCGTGCGAACGGGATCCGGTTCCCGCCGACGATCGCGACCTTGCGCACCGCCGGGGTTTTCCTGGTCGCCATGCCGTCCACCTCTCTGAGTCGTCCCTTTCACACTGTAACCTACTAGCGAGTAGGTTAGACTGCGACGTGACGCAGACTGCACGGGAGGCACGTGATGGCGGACAGGTACCAGCAGTTCACGAGGACCCCGCTGGGGAAATTCGTGGTGCCGAAGCTCGGCCTGCCCAACCCCGCGACGTTGCGCCGGTACCGTCCCGGCCAACCCGCACTCGAGGGTCCCGCACTTCTCGGCGCCGCGCCTGGCGGACGGCTGGAGAAGAGCGTTCGGGCACAGCTCACCGAGGCCGGCATCGAGGTGATCAGCGCACCGGCGGACCGGCAGGCGGCGCTGGTTTTCGACGCCACCGGCGTGAAGGATCCAGGACAGCTGCGCGAGGTCTACCGGTTCTTCCACCCGGTGATCCGCAAGGTGGGTTCATCCGGCCGGGTGGTCGTGCTCGGCACGCCGCCGGAGCTGGCCGAGGGCCGCGAGCGGATCGCGCAGCGCGCGCTGGAGGGTTTCGTCCGCTCGGTCGGCAAGGAACTCAAGCGCGGCGCGACGGCGCAGCTGGTGTACGTCGCCGAAGGGGCTGAGGAGGCGGCCGAGTCGACGCTGCGGTTCCTGCTGTCGGCGAAGTCGGCGTTCGTGGACGGCCAGGTCATCCGCGTCGGCACGCACGCGAAGACCGCGCCCACGCCGGAGAACTGGGACAAGCCGCTGGACGGCAAGGTCGCGCTGGTCACCGGTGCGTCGCGCGGCATCGGCGAGGCGATCGCCGAAACGCTCGCCCGCGACGGCGCGCACGTGGTCGCGCTGGACATCCCCGCACAGGGCGGCGATCTGTCCACTGTGGCCAATCGAATCGGCGGTTCGGCGCTGCAGCTGGACATCACTGCCGCCGACGCGCCCGCCAAGCTCGCCGAGTACCTGACTGAGCGCCATGGCGGCGTGGACGTCGTGGTGCACAACGCTGGGATCACCCGCGACAAGACGCTCGGCAACATGACCGAGGGCGGCTGGGATTCGGTGATCGCGGTGAACCTCGCCGCGCAGCTCGCGGTGAACGACAAGCTCCTCGGCGACAAGGTCCTGCGCGAAAACGGCCGGGTCATCGGGGTTTCGTCCATTGCGGGCATCGCGGGCAACGTCGGCCAGACGAACTACGCGACGTC
Encoded here:
- a CDS encoding DoxX family protein yields the protein MILRRVARPLLASIFVLGGIGALRDTQGHAKAAEPFLTETFDKVEGLVPDQVPRDPATLVRIDAAVKIGAGLALASGKAPRLAAVALLGSLVPTTLSAHRFWQLSDPGEKQAQQIQFFKNASLAGGLLLAASDTAGKPSLGWRARRAAKKAGKRADKLAKRAEKSLTD
- a CDS encoding acetyl-CoA C-acetyltransferase; the protein is MATRKTPAVRKVAIVGGNRIPFARSNGPYSRASNQDMFTAALDGLVSRFSLQGEVIGEVAAGAVLKHSKDFNLARESVLGSKLSPATPASDVQMACGTGLQAVINVAHKIALGEIDSAIAGGVDTTSDAPLAVNANLRQILVQLNAAKTLADRLKLVAKLRPGHIVPEIPRNAEPRTGLSMGEHAALTAQVWDVTREAQDELAATSHRNLAAAYDRGFFDDLVTPYLKLARDQNLRPDSSVEKLAKLKPVYGGPDGTMTAGNSTPLTDGASTVLLATEQWAKAHKLPVLAYLTFSQTAAVDYVHGDEGLLMAPAYAVPRMLERAGLTLQDFDFYEIHEAFASQVLATLKAWEDPAFAKEKLGLDAPLGSIDRTKLNVNGSSLAAGHPFAATGGRIVATLAKLLNEKGSGRGLISICAAGGQGVTAILEK
- a CDS encoding 3-oxoacyl-ACP reductase; this encodes MADRYQQFTRTPLGKFVVPKLGLPNPATLRRYRPGQPALEGPALLGAAPGGRLEKSVRAQLTEAGIEVISAPADRQAALVFDATGVKDPGQLREVYRFFHPVIRKVGSSGRVVVLGTPPELAEGRERIAQRALEGFVRSVGKELKRGATAQLVYVAEGAEEAAESTLRFLLSAKSAFVDGQVIRVGTHAKTAPTPENWDKPLDGKVALVTGASRGIGEAIAETLARDGAHVVALDIPAQGGDLSTVANRIGGSALQLDITAADAPAKLAEYLTERHGGVDVVVHNAGITRDKTLGNMTEGGWDSVIAVNLAAQLAVNDKLLGDKVLRENGRVIGVSSIAGIAGNVGQTNYATSKAGVIGMVNVGAPQLAEYGGTINAVAPGFIETKMTAAVPLFIREAGRRLSSLGQGGLPVDVAETIAWYANPASAAVNGNLVRVCGQALLGA